The Branchiostoma lanceolatum isolate klBraLanc5 chromosome 7, klBraLanc5.hap2, whole genome shotgun sequence nucleotide sequence TTACAGTACGGTcccaaacttttgaaaaatgaaatggacgaaaattaatGTGTGCATGGATGTCGTCCACATTATCAAGTCAGTGTTGCCTAAATGATGGTGTCGACATCTTTGGCAGAGAAGGTTAAAAGTTGCAGGGGGACATTACTAAGGATGTCAGAGCAGGCTGCAGGCAGGTCTAATCCTTGGTGACCTCGGCACACAGAAGGTTAACCTGTTTTAGGATTTACAGTACGGTCGCAAACTTTTTTGGGgagaaatggacgaaaattaatGTGCCCACGGATATCATCCATGTAATTATGTCATTGTGTTCTAAATGATGGTGTCGACATCTTTGGCAGTGAAGGTTAAAAGTTGCAGGGGGACATTGCTGAGGATGTCAGAGCAGCCTGCGGGCAGGTCGTCCTTGCTGACCTCGGCACAAAGAAGGTTAAACTTGCCGGCTATGTCCCGGATGCTCTTAGACATCTGAGCTGACCGGTTATGGTGGCACAACACGAACATGGCGTCTGCCTGTTGGGTAGTCAAGAAACAACAACTGGtttgtcgatgaagattagacatccaggtaataagatacgccaaaaaagcaattactcaaacaactggatatgattttggaaacggtcagacttttcaagtagcatccactacttttcgtcagtgattgtgagcaagatcagttgaacagcaggtttataactagcctctaccaggctccgcgagatggctgggaaaatagtaggaatcggcaaataaagggaattagctacggagagagggtccaatctggagaGAGGGTATATCTGcagactgtcctctctccgtagctaactcccttggcacactattcactctattacggccaatttctaatatttttccagccatcccgcggagcctggtagaggctagtttatAACcatgaactatgaattgatatgcaaatatttgtcttctccttatttgcatatcaattcataattcgtggttataaacctgctgttcaactgatcttgctcacagtcactgacgaaaagtagtggatgctacttgaaacgtctgactgtttccaaaatcatatccagttgtttgagtaattgcttttttggcgtaacaACTGGTTTGGTTGAAATAGATAGGATTGTTAGAGGGTATCCTAAAATGGCTGACAATGACGTCTGCCAGTCACCTTTGACcagttgctgacgtcacacttccattCAGGTCACATGACATAGGCTtcaggtcatttcaacttgagaaggaccagaggaCTGACCGGAAGCTTGTGGGTAAGCACTAATTACTTTGAGTCCGGAATTAGCGTATGAAAATCTTTATGACAAAAATTaccatcacagatgaacttttatttTGAATGTAACAACattctttctctgtctctcacATTTAATTTGGGGTCTCATTATTGTGTCATACATGATCATATAAAGCAAACTTTATAAGTGGTGTAATCTAAGAATGTTATTGTAATTATAGTAAGATTTCACCTTTTTCGACAGCAGCGTGCTGACTGTCTGGAACAGCGGCTCCGCCATTCCCTCCTGCTCCGTCCAGTAGATGATGTCAGCCCCGAGGatcaggtcaaaggtcccatGTGTCTTCTTGAATTCCTCGAGGTCAGCTCCCCAGTTCAGAAGGGCAGCTTTAGGACCATCTGGTGGTGGGATTTAGAGAGATTAGTTACTGGTTTAGCTATGTTAGAACAGTGTCCTCTTCAGAGCCTCATCTACAGCctatacaatactgtaaatgcatttaactttgcAAGGCAAAAATacagtgttcgctgtggttttaagttcgcggcagcgctacagttacatgctgctacagtattggacaaaaatgtttgcagtggctttataagtttgcagtgaaatggtcgccgcaaaaaacgcaaacataaaaccaccgcaaacgtttCTGCATTGAACATGGGATGCTAATCTGGGCATCCAGGCTCTGCTAAtctgggctgaggtttccacttctGTGAGTGTAGCGTCAGcttgtcagccaatcagagcattGGCTTTACCTACTGAAAACATTtaggcaattctctgattggctgagagctggttagaggccacattgcaaagtggaaacctcagcccggtttagcagagcctccccaaggtatgTTGTATAGGCTGCAGGCTAGGCTCAGAGTGCACAGGAGAATGCAATAAAATGATGCTGAACTGCTTCGTACCAAAAACGTtagaaaaagaaacacaaaagaCTGCAACGTGAATGAGCAACCCACAGAAAAACTTCCAAAAAAATTTTTCAACCGTAAAAAAGTCTTGAAACCAATCCTCTTAAGAAAGATGTACAGATAAAATGCCGATGATATCTGGAATTAAAGAACATAccgagaaaagaaaaaagatccCCAAAATTAGTTAGGAGAGTTAGAATACCTTATTCTTTGTTGTAACTTGTGTTGAAAACTTCTCCAAGgtgatgataaaaaaatcaatggttCGGGGCTGGAACTGTCAGTTACAATGGCATTACCAAACATTATGTGAAAGAGTCCAGGAGATTTCCAGAGAAAGTGTGttaatccgtgaatagtttcatcaggttggtaagttactgaataaaaacactcctttttacacaaccaagagatttattcaactgacgtttcggtggccatctgtcaccttcttcaaggcaattctacATGGTTCACATTGGGaatgcatctataagcagcatGCAGCACCtgcctgtgctgcattactatgtgaaccagtcagaattgtcttaaagaaggtgacagatggtcaccgaaacgtctgttgaataaatctcatggttgtgtaaaaagagtctttttattcaaagtGTGTTAATGTATGGGTACAGGCAGAGACTGTTTCTTGGATTGACAGGTGTCAGTTACATGTCAAACTAAGTGAGTGAGAGAGCAGACTGTTAGAACACATGGGATGTAGATATGCAGGGTGTAGGTTATCTACAAATGTAAGTAATATAATTAGTATAACCTCTAATGGGAATGGTAGACTCAAAACGTGTATGGGGTACACAATACACATAGCTGAGGAGAAAATGAGAGAAAGATAAGTCACAATCATACATATCATGTTAATTTGTTTCGATTTACTGTTATGTGTTGTTATTACAATCTAATTCATCAGTAGTCATACACTAATTCTCATGAGCCATCCACAGTTTTTTTaacccaacttttttttcactctcccattaaatttggagtctgcagaggatgtcatccataaaatttacttgctgtgacctAATGAAActgttagtagtgctacaggtgtatcaggtacatgtatactcctgatttatatgtatatacagtaaAACCTGGTCCAGCAACCatctggcgcaggcaaccacctggttCAGAcaaccacattaaaacagttccTCCAATTTTTACAGTTAAATCCGCCCTGTCCTgagtaaccacctgtcctcagaaACCATGTTTCCTCAggcccttgagtggttgctcaGAACAGGTTTGACAGGTTTGTACCCCTGACCAGAATATACTTTTGTATGCCTTAAACACTGgggagtgtccctgtggtgtagtggtctgcgcttgggattgcggaaaaagctggccctgtctacctggcctgtctaccctggctgtctaccttttttgtgccccaagggtatgcatgggggcaattccagatgtgtgtgagctggatggaagacaatgcCTATTGGGTTGGGGCGGGGTGTGGGTGAAActggtaaagcaattccaccaGGACTGGaaaaaagttccaagtacatgtaacgttatacaataaaatgttcatgaaatgttaaacaagattgaagtagaaagtaatacaaggaagcaaagaaaactggtaggatgagtcagacaacaataggacctttgtttgtcacaacagctaaattcacaacagatgtctgacactcctgggggttactgtagctcagatactgacgaaatctttagcagctgctgctctggtaaaccatcctatcagttttctttgtgTATCCTGTACCCCATCGCACCTCTTCTATTATAGAATAGGGTAACAATCCTAGCATTCTATTGTatacttagatgtttgtttatcaataatagattttcttctagtgttggtggagttgatcataactgtccctatcctccaacagtatgatccaacccacccacagctgggattgccactgacccaggttttcatcaagaaaattcaatcagatgcaaaacccccatgcatgcccttggggtccaaaaagggtagatagccagggtagacaggccaggtagacagggccagctttttccgcaaacccgtcTGCGCTTCaggtacttgccacatctggttcaaattacttggatcaAAAGGCCCGAGGACACTCCTgaacaagaggcgcattgagtcataccaaagactttataaaaatggtacatacttctgaaacagtatgggagttaaacacactccactgccagtggactagccccctgctgcagtgattgcaccacagtgtggcccagggctatgaaacagggatgggcaccgccctatacatcaataatggtgtgggaggattttaacttttaacttactTAACTTAACACTAGACTCACCAGTATCACCCGTGAAGTTAGCCTCTGTGTTCTTCTGCAGTAGTTCCAGTATCACCTCGGTGTGGTCAGTCAGCACCACTGCCGACGGTTCTTTGGTCAGTTTGGCCGCCACCAAGCCAGGCAATCCGACCCCCGCCCCCAGCTCCAGAACTGACCTGGACTGGACCAGGTGGGAATGCTGCAGCAGGTAGTGGGACAGCACCTACAGGTGATGAGACATACAGTAttcagtattacatgtatggaGAAACCAAACTGTTCGCCAGCTTCAAAAATTAAATTTTGACTGAATCACCCATGTCTCTTCAGCTATCTGGATACCAGgtaagcagtcatcctcaattgtcCTTGTAGAATCTTCCTCAATTGACTTCCGTCATCCTCAATTGACCATCCTCCctgcagacccgatatgttcggttagttacctcccatagcggccctgcccttccgagcccctgaacacaCTTATGGcaccgtcgccaccaaaacagcttcagccaatcagagggtttgctaaagctcatctcgagcaaagccgcaaaggacgctgggaggctatcagccaatcagcttacgtcttacatcgctactttggggtTCAGAACAAGATAACGAatctttgtgccaaataaggctagctcattaattattcatgagcaacttcAGTGACACCCgcagaagccaaaatctccgttcaaaagatcagggctgagaccgggagggtttgccgagcatttcctGAG carries:
- the LOC136438638 gene encoding protein N-lysine methyltransferase METTL21A-like, encoding MDDPAPEPGTFRRVKHTNQLETYFYPGLFMDDHMNYTWKDVDIGHVQVKVHGRHGSESATYAETGQVLWPASVVLSHYLLQHSHLVQSRSVLELGAGVGLPGLVAAKLTKEPSAVVLTDHTEVILELLQKNTEANFTGDTDGPKAALLNWGADLEEFKKTHGTFDLILGADIIYWTEQEGMAEPLFQTVSTLLSKKADAMFVLCHHNRSAQMSKSIRDIAGKFNLLCAEVSKDDLPAGCSDILSNVPLQLLTFTAKDVDTII